A genomic stretch from Candidatus Binatia bacterium includes:
- a CDS encoding SDR family oxidoreductase, which produces MAAKEGQGQTALVTGASMGIGVDLAECFARDGYDVVLTARSKDALEQVASRLSSTYGVKATAIASDLGVPGSGGKLAADIAARGIEIDVVVNNAGYGVAGAFIGSDREAQLGMIDLNDRALVELTHIYWSRMVANRRGGVLNVASTASFQPGPLMAIYYASKAFVLSFSEALWKEAEGSGVRVSCLCPGPTTSNFRARAGTGKTRLSQAGEPMSSAEVAAQGYAAWKANRRVIVTGARNAILATLVPFLPRSTLLGIIHKLQSPI; this is translated from the coding sequence ATGGCAGCAAAAGAAGGACAGGGCCAGACGGCGCTGGTGACCGGCGCCAGCATGGGAATCGGCGTCGATCTCGCCGAATGTTTCGCGCGTGACGGCTACGACGTCGTACTGACGGCAAGGTCGAAGGACGCGCTCGAGCAGGTGGCCTCGCGACTTTCGTCGACGTACGGCGTAAAGGCGACGGCGATCGCCTCCGACCTCGGCGTGCCCGGCAGCGGCGGGAAACTCGCCGCCGACATCGCCGCGAGGGGAATCGAGATCGACGTGGTGGTCAACAACGCCGGCTATGGCGTTGCCGGCGCCTTCATCGGCTCCGACCGCGAGGCCCAGCTCGGCATGATCGATCTCAACGATCGCGCATTGGTGGAGCTGACGCACATCTACTGGTCGCGCATGGTCGCGAACCGGCGCGGCGGCGTCCTCAACGTCGCATCGACTGCATCGTTCCAGCCCGGGCCCCTGATGGCCATCTACTACGCGTCGAAAGCGTTCGTCCTGTCGTTCTCCGAAGCGCTCTGGAAGGAAGCCGAGGGCAGCGGTGTGCGCGTGAGCTGCCTTTGCCCCGGCCCGACGACGAGCAACTTCCGCGCACGCGCCGGCACCGGCAAGACGCGCCTGTCGCAGGCCGGCGAGCCGATGAGCTCGGCCGAGGTGGCCGCCCAGGGTTACGCCGCGTGGAAAGCGAACCGCCGCGTGATCGTCACGGGCGCGCGCAACGCGATCCTTGCGACCCTGGTGCCGTTCCTTCCGCGCTCGACCTTGCTCGGAATCATCCACAAGCTGCAGAGCCCGATCTGA